In the Candidatus Kapaibacterium sp. genome, one interval contains:
- the recF gene encoding DNA replication and repair protein RecF (All proteins in this family for which functions are known are DNA-binding proteins that assist the filamentation of RecA onto DNA for the initiation of recombination or recombinational repair.), with protein MKIHKIHIVNLRNHADNLIELSPSTNIIHGLNGSGKTTILESVALASHSKSFQPTDDKNLIRWAENRYFVNVFADYDMDIAYEISINYNRGSRKQINSSKGENLYPKDIIGEMPIVILTPDYKAITFGSPQDRRQFIDTVLSQASKYYVDAILKQKKYLKHRNAILGQFAREHRIDEKLLATATDFFISYSSDVIYKRFQFINEFIPFFKQSYAEITDSAELVELRYKPDNIEFSPSAKIEKSEITEQLVKASKNLYQNELRRGTTLFGPQKDDIDIFINQGLAKDAASQGQHKSLLISLKFAEFEFLKTVVRETPIILLDDIFSELDAARSQKVLELLLTKNAQTLITVTEPDKFLNWQKDKSNFKIISLSEGRIVT; from the coding sequence ATGAAAATCCATAAAATCCATATTGTAAATTTGAGAAATCATGCTGATAATTTGATAGAATTATCACCATCGACCAATATTATTCATGGCTTAAACGGTTCCGGTAAGACTACGATTCTCGAGTCGGTTGCTTTGGCATCGCACTCGAAAAGTTTTCAACCCACTGATGATAAAAATTTGATTCGTTGGGCAGAGAATCGATATTTTGTGAATGTCTTTGCTGATTACGATATGGATATAGCTTACGAAATCAGCATCAATTATAATCGTGGCAGCCGTAAGCAAATCAATTCATCGAAAGGTGAAAATTTATACCCCAAAGACATTATTGGCGAAATGCCGATTGTGATTTTGACTCCCGATTATAAAGCGATTACTTTCGGCAGCCCGCAAGACCGCCGCCAATTCATTGATACAGTGCTTTCCCAAGCTTCTAAATATTATGTTGATGCTATTTTGAAGCAAAAAAAATACTTGAAGCACCGCAACGCAATCTTAGGACAATTTGCAAGGGAACACAGGATTGATGAAAAATTATTAGCTACTGCCACAGATTTTTTCATCAGTTATAGCAGCGACGTAATTTATAAACGATTCCAATTCATCAACGAATTTATTCCGTTCTTTAAGCAATCTTATGCCGAAATTACCGATTCAGCCGAACTTGTAGAATTGCGATACAAGCCTGATAATATCGAATTCAGCCCATCGGCAAAAATTGAAAAATCTGAGATTACGGAACAACTCGTCAAAGCATCAAAAAATTTATATCAAAATGAACTCCGACGTGGTACAACGTTGTTCGGACCTCAGAAAGATGATATAGACATATTCATCAATCAAGGATTGGCGAAAGATGCCGCATCGCAAGGGCAACATAAGAGTTTGTTGATTTCGCTCAAATTTGCGGAATTTGAATTTCTCAAGACCGTGGTGAGGGAGACCCCAATTATTTTGCTCGATGATATTTTCAGCGAGCTCGATGCAGCCAGGTCTCAAAAAGTGTTGGAGCTTTTGCTCACGAAAAATGCTCAAACATTGATAACAGTTACAGAACCTGATAAATTCTTAAATTGGCAAAAGGATAAATCAAATTTCAAGATTATTTCATTATCGGAAGGTCGAATAGTGACATGA
- a CDS encoding DUF721 domain-containing protein codes for MSSDKNINPLNKLVEQFAASRGLTELYILGEIQYYWEDLLGKAFAKQVHAVRLKDKKLYLTTQSASHRMELEIRKNEIKDLINAKIGKGIVVSEVVIR; via the coding sequence ATGAGCAGCGATAAGAACATAAACCCACTCAATAAATTGGTCGAACAATTTGCAGCAAGCAGAGGATTGACCGAGTTATATATTTTGGGCGAAATTCAATATTATTGGGAAGATTTGCTCGGCAAAGCGTTCGCAAAGCAAGTTCATGCCGTCAGACTTAAAGATAAGAAGCTCTATCTCACCACCCAATCAGCTTCTCACAGAATGGAATTAGAAATTCGTAAAAACGAAATAAAAGATTTGATAAATGCGAAAATAGGCAAAGGAATTGTCGTTTCCGAAGTGGTTATCAGGTAA
- the gyrB gene encoding DNA topoisomerase (ATP-hydrolyzing) subunit B gives MKENEILPEMASRNDYSEDSIKVLEGLEAVRKRPAMYIGDTGERGLHHLIQEVVDNSIDEALAGFCKNITVKIHKNGACSVQDDGRGIPTGPHPIKKISTLQVVMCTLHAGGKFDKNTYKVSGGLHGVGVSCVNALSEYAEVVVKRDGKEFRQTYAEGIPTSEVIEVGKTDDRGTYVYFVPDKTLFKTVEFKYDKTSERLRELAFLNPEVTITFIDERPEDGQIEDVFHYEGGIVDFVKYIDSHNSQLVDIIYIKGVEPGETGAETVAEIAFQYNNAYNENVISYVNNINTIEGGTHVTGFRSALTRTLNQYAANINKKNNKVQLVGDDFREGLTAIISIKVAEPQFEGQTKTKLGNGEVEGIVRTIVNDKLNQYLDLNPAAAKRIIEKAQLAAEARIAAKKSRELVRRKNALENSTLPGKLADCSLNSPVDTEIYIVEGDSAGGSAKQGRDRRFQAILPLKGKILNVQKARINKILENEEIRTIITALGSGFGEDFDPEKLRYGKIILMADADVDGSHIRTLLLTLFFNYMKDLILDGKLYIAQPPLYKLKKGRLEYYAYNDAQRDELLDRIRKETSKNKVEEPVVEPTNDDQAEEESENELIMEAKKDGIQISRFKGLGEMNPDQLWDTTMNPETRTLLQVTLGEAIQASMVFQTLMGDKVEPRREFIERNAHYVKNLDV, from the coding sequence ATGAAAGAGAATGAAATCTTGCCGGAAATGGCAAGCCGTAATGATTATAGTGAGGATAGTATTAAAGTATTAGAGGGGCTGGAAGCTGTTCGGAAGCGCCCCGCTATGTACATTGGCGATACAGGCGAAAGAGGCTTGCATCACCTTATTCAAGAAGTCGTAGATAATTCGATAGATGAAGCTTTAGCAGGTTTTTGCAAAAACATCACTGTTAAAATTCACAAAAATGGCGCTTGTTCCGTGCAAGATGATGGTCGTGGCATTCCGACAGGACCACACCCGATTAAGAAGATTTCCACATTGCAAGTCGTCATGTGTACTCTTCATGCCGGCGGGAAATTTGACAAAAACACATACAAAGTATCCGGTGGTTTGCATGGTGTTGGTGTTTCATGCGTTAACGCTCTATCAGAATATGCTGAAGTCGTAGTAAAACGCGATGGTAAAGAATTCAGGCAAACATATGCTGAAGGTATCCCAACTTCGGAAGTAATCGAAGTCGGCAAAACTGATGACAGAGGAACTTACGTTTACTTTGTTCCCGATAAGACTTTATTCAAAACTGTCGAATTCAAATATGACAAAACCTCCGAAAGATTGCGCGAACTTGCATTCCTGAACCCCGAAGTCACAATCACATTTATTGACGAAAGACCCGAAGATGGACAAATTGAAGATGTTTTCCATTACGAAGGTGGTATCGTTGATTTTGTAAAATATATTGACAGCCACAATTCGCAATTAGTTGATATTATTTATATCAAAGGCGTAGAGCCCGGTGAAACCGGAGCCGAAACAGTAGCTGAAATTGCCTTTCAATACAATAATGCCTATAATGAAAATGTAATTTCGTATGTAAATAATATTAATACTATCGAAGGCGGAACGCACGTAACCGGGTTCAGGTCGGCACTTACGCGGACTTTAAACCAATATGCTGCTAATATCAACAAAAAAAATAACAAAGTGCAACTTGTTGGCGATGACTTCCGCGAAGGTTTGACTGCAATTATTTCAATCAAAGTTGCCGAACCGCAATTCGAAGGTCAAACCAAGACTAAGCTCGGAAACGGCGAAGTGGAAGGGATTGTCAGAACAATCGTTAATGACAAACTAAATCAATATCTTGATTTGAACCCTGCTGCCGCCAAGCGAATTATCGAAAAGGCACAATTAGCAGCTGAAGCCAGAATTGCAGCAAAAAAATCTCGTGAACTTGTTCGTCGCAAAAATGCACTCGAAAACTCTACATTGCCCGGCAAACTTGCCGATTGCTCTTTGAATTCGCCTGTTGATACGGAAATTTACATAGTCGAAGGTGATTCGGCGGGCGGTTCGGCTAAACAAGGTCGTGACAGACGTTTCCAAGCTATTTTACCTCTAAAAGGTAAGATTTTGAACGTTCAAAAAGCACGTATCAATAAAATTTTGGAAAATGAAGAAATCAGGACAATCATCACCGCACTCGGCTCGGGTTTTGGTGAAGATTTCGACCCTGAAAAATTACGCTATGGCAAAATCATTTTGATGGCGGATGCCGATGTTGACGGTTCGCATATTCGTACGCTGCTTCTGACATTGTTTTTCAACTATATGAAAGATTTGATTTTGGATGGGAAACTTTATATTGCTCAACCGCCACTTTATAAACTCAAAAAGGGGAGACTCGAGTATTACGCTTATAATGATGCCCAAAGAGATGAACTATTAGACAGAATCCGCAAGGAAACATCCAAAAATAAGGTCGAAGAACCTGTAGTTGAACCAACAAACGATGACCAAGCTGAAGAGGAATCTGAAAATGAATTGATTATGGAAGCTAAAAAAGACGGTATCCAGATTTCAAGATTTAAAGGTCTTGGCGAAATGAATCCCGACCAACTATGGGATACTACTATGAATCCCGAAACAAGGACTTTGCTGCAAGTAACCTTAGGCGAAGCTATCCAAGCATCTATGGTATTCCAAACGCTTATGGGCGACAAAGTTGAACCCCGACGTGAATTTATCGAACGTAATGCACATTATGTCAAAAATTTGGATGTATAA
- a CDS encoding dienelactone hydrolase family protein encodes MNKFHFLIALMIFLSSSALIAQPREIAEAFIVDYFEGKIAETHDKLDSTARTQITVEQLTMIIGQIDAQLGKLKSINEPAYQSYGGNDVFVFPVVFEKGELDITVAVRKSSEISTFYMAPRANTLPYQVPEYADTTKFSEVDITFNQDRFILPGTISIPDAKNEKVPVVILVHGSGAHDRDESIGPNKTFRDIAWGLSSKGVAVLRYEKRTYTYGNEIADYIDKLDLSFEVIDDAVAAAQYLYDNADKYNIDKNRIFVLGHSLGGGLLPRIDARQPKLKGLISLAGMGRRVENVLVDQYGYLFALDGEFTEEEQKMLEELKSKLKIALSPDLNVSTSRDSLPLSLPAHYWLDFRTMDGAKEAKSITKPILVLHGERDYQVTQEDFDIWKEALKNNKQAKFISYPGLNHLFLFGEQKSNPQEYYIRGNVNQKVIEDIVNWIQTVK; translated from the coding sequence ATGAATAAGTTTCATTTTTTAATCGCTTTAATGATTTTTTTATCGTCTTCGGCATTGATTGCACAGCCACGTGAAATCGCAGAAGCTTTCATTGTGGATTATTTTGAAGGCAAAATTGCAGAAACACACGATAAGTTAGATTCTACCGCTCGAACACAAATCACAGTTGAGCAATTAACTATGATTATTGGGCAAATTGATGCACAATTGGGTAAGTTGAAGTCCATAAATGAGCCTGCATATCAATCATACGGCGGGAATGATGTTTTTGTTTTTCCCGTTGTTTTTGAAAAAGGAGAGCTTGACATAACAGTTGCCGTTAGGAAGAGTAGTGAAATTTCTACTTTCTATATGGCACCGCGTGCAAATACTCTCCCGTATCAAGTACCTGAATATGCTGACACGACCAAATTCTCCGAAGTTGATATAACTTTTAATCAAGATAGGTTCATTTTGCCCGGCACGATTTCCATCCCTGATGCGAAAAATGAAAAAGTACCCGTAGTGATACTTGTTCATGGGTCAGGTGCTCATGATAGAGATGAATCAATCGGACCAAATAAGACATTCCGCGATATAGCATGGGGACTATCATCGAAGGGTGTAGCAGTGTTGAGATATGAAAAGAGAACTTATACTTATGGCAACGAAATCGCCGATTATATAGATAAATTGGATTTGTCATTTGAAGTCATTGATGATGCTGTTGCTGCAGCACAGTATTTGTATGATAATGCAGATAAATACAATATTGACAAAAATCGAATATTCGTACTTGGACACAGCCTTGGTGGTGGGTTATTGCCCCGAATTGATGCTCGGCAACCAAAATTGAAGGGTTTAATATCTTTAGCAGGCATGGGTAGAAGAGTAGAAAATGTGCTCGTTGACCAATATGGATATTTGTTCGCACTTGATGGTGAGTTCACAGAAGAAGAACAGAAAATGCTTGAAGAATTGAAAAGCAAACTTAAAATTGCCTTATCTCCCGATTTGAACGTATCAACTTCGCGTGACTCTTTACCATTAAGTTTACCGGCACATTATTGGCTTGATTTCCGTACAATGGACGGAGCAAAAGAGGCGAAATCTATCACAAAACCAATACTTGTATTGCATGGCGAACGTGATTATCAAGTGACTCAGGAGGATTTCGATATATGGAAAGAGGCGCTTAAAAACAATAAACAAGCGAAATTTATTTCATATCCGGGGCTTAATCACCTTTTCTTATTTGGTGAGCAAAAAAGCAATCCTCAAGAGTATTATATCAGAGGTAATGTCAATCAGAAGGTTATCGAAGATATTGTTAACTGGATTCAAACAGTTAAGTGA